A genomic segment from Spinacia oleracea cultivar Varoflay chromosome 3, BTI_SOV_V1, whole genome shotgun sequence encodes:
- the LOC110797346 gene encoding protein CANDIDATE G-PROTEIN COUPLED RECEPTOR 7-like produces the protein MAISSPHTHTLLTLLIFSLLQTLTLSELRSTAIRSDSRPIIPFDEFGFTHTGKLDLNVTLLSLRLQQNDQTTLPENPKINPNDLSLVGFFLCTRDSWYHVVDKLDQNDIVCALQSDLIKPVFSFDRLNNGGHTHFNLSLQMSDPNLYTLIFANCIPNLHVSMDVHSSMYNLEGKSSLIRDYLSAGKSNLPSIYFNFALIYFSLIFIWVYTLYSNRQVIYQIHFFMLAVLILKGLNLLSEAEDKSYIKRTGTAHGWDVLFYIFSFLKGITLFTLIVLIGTGWSFLKPFLQDKEKKVLMIVIPLQVVANVAQVVIDETGPYGGESYAWTQVFLLVDVVCCCAVLFPIVWSIKNLREAARSDGKAAVNLMKLTLFRHYYVVVICYIYFTRVIVYGLETITSYRYQWTSVVAGELGTLAFYLFTGYNFRPKSCNPYFAIDDEEEEAAVEMLKMEDDDDLEL, from the coding sequence ATGGCGATTTCCTCACCTCACACTCACACCCTTCTTACccttctcattttctctctcctccaaacccTGACCCTATCCGAACTCCGATCAACCGCTATCCGATCCGACTCACGACCCATCATTCCATTCGACGAATTCGGGTTCACCCACACTGGGAAACTCGACCTCAACGTCACCCTCCTCTCTCTCCGCCTCCAACAAAATGACCAAACTACCCTCCCGGAGAACCCTAAAATCAACCCTAACGACCTCTCCCTTGTCGGCTTCTTCCTCTGTACTCGCGATTCTTGGTACCATGTCGTCGATAAGCTGGatcaaaacgacatcgtttgcGCCCTTCAATCAGACCTAATCAAACCGGTTTTCTCCTTTGACCGTCTTAACAATGGCGGGCATACCCACTTTAATCTCTCTCTTCAAATGTCCGACCCTAATCTTTACACCCTAATTTTCGCCAATTGCATCCCTAATCTTCATGTTTCAATGGATGTTCACTCTTCTATGTATAATTTAGAAGGTAAATCGTCATTAATTCGTGATTATCTTTCCGCTGGTAAGTCTAATCTCCCCTCAATTTACTTCAATTTTGCCCTAATTTATTTTTCCCTAATTTTTATATGGGTTTATACCCTTTACTCAAATAGACAAGTAATTTATCAAATTCATTTCTTTATGCTTGCTGTTCTTATTTTAAAGGGGTTGAATTTGTTATCTGAAGCTGAGGATAAATCTTACATAAAAAGAACTGGGACTGCTCATGGTTGGGATGTTTTGTTCTACATTTTTAGCTTTTTAAAGGGAATTACTTTGTTTACTTTGATTGTGTTGATTGGAACTGGATGGTCGTTTTTAAAACCCTTTTTACAAGATAAGGAGAAGAAGGTTTTAATGATTGTGATCCCACTTCAAGTAGTTGCAAATGTAGCTCAAGTTGTGATTGATGAGACTGGACCGTATGGTGGGGAATCGTATGCTTGGACGCAAGTTTTCTTGCTCGTAGATGTCGTTTGTTGTTGTGCCGTGTTATTCCCCATTGTTTGGTCGATTAAGAATCTTAGGGAGGCTGCTAGGAGTGATGGGAAGGCGGCGGTGAACTTGATGAAGTTGACATTGTTTAGGCACTACTATGTTGTGGTGATTTGCTATATTTATTTTACGAGGGTGATTGTTTACGGGTTGGAGACAATCACGAGTTACCGGTATCAATGGACTAGTGTGGTTGCGGGTGAGTTGGGTACTCTTGCGTTTTATCTGTTTACCGGTTATAATTTTAGGCCAAAGTCGTGTAATCCGTACTTTGCTATtgatgatgaggaagaagaggCTGCTGTTGAGATGTTGAAAatggaagatgatgatgatttaGAGTTGTGA